Proteins encoded together in one Antennarius striatus isolate MH-2024 chromosome 13, ASM4005453v1, whole genome shotgun sequence window:
- the p2rx5 gene encoding P2X purinoceptor 5 translates to MAGWGGFFFSLLNYKTEKYVIAENRKIGILFRLYQLAVLGYIIGWVFVAKKGYQEREEAIQTSVITKLKGVTLTNSSESGLHIWNAEDYVIPPNGEQVFFIVTNYIETPNQRLGLCAESFKVPNGRCQSDDDCVEGESVIAGHGIKTGVCLNSTGTCEIHAWCPVEYNQRPTQPLLSEAENFTIYIKNFIRFPKFEFSKSNVLDTSDDNYLKRCSYDKESDLYCPIFRLGDLVRWTGNDFQEMAVKGGSVGILIEWNCNLDQDSSYCNPEYSFTRLDMNLNNSITSGYNFRYTRYYKDQNGVKFRTLYKVYGIRFDIMINGQAGKFNIVPTIIAIGSGLALLGAGAFACDMILLYMMNTSSFYREKKFEIISSNGDPNKVKDGKQGHRERRSRKPATEKEAANSSTKAEGTEPMMGSPPTADSQLPMDSRVPTIPRNTGQRYSSILPSHRAEPRNHITFSSQN, encoded by the exons GTGGGTGTTTGTGGCAAAGAAAGGATACcaggagagagaagaggccATCCAGACATCGGTCATCACCAAGCTCAAAGGTGTGACACTGACCAACAGCTCAGAGAGTGGGCTTCACATCTGGAATGCTGAGGATTATGTCATACCTCCAAAT ggtGAGCAGGTGTTCTTCATCGTAACAAATTACATTGAAACTCCCAATCAGAGGCTGGGTTTATGTGCTGAG AGTTTCAAGGTGCCAAATGGACGATGTCAAAGTGATGATGATTGTGTGGAGGGGGAGAGTGTAATAGCTGGTCATG GAATCAAGACTGGTGTGTGTTTAAACAGCACTGGGACCTGTGAGATTCATGCCTGGTGTCCTGTTGAATACAACCAGAGACCCAC ACAGCCCTTGCTGAGTGAAGCCGAAAACTTCACCATCTACATCAAGAATTTCATCAGGTTTCCAAAGTTTGAATTCTCCAA GTCCAACGTCCTTGACACATCTGACGACAACTACCTGAAAAGATGCTCCTATGACAAAGAGAGTGATCTGTACTGCCCAATTTTTCGCCTCGGGGATCTTGTCAGGTGGACTGGGAACGACTTCCAGGAAATGGCTGTTAAG GGAGGGTCTGTAGGAATTCTCATCGAGTGGAACTGTAATCTGGACCAAGACTCGTCGTATTGTAATCCAGAGTATAGCTTTACTCGTCTGGACATGAATTTGAACAACTCGATCACATCAGGATACAACTTCAG ATACACGAGGTATTACAAGGATCAAAATGGTGTAAAATTTCGCACTTTGTACAAAGTATATGGGATTCGTTTTGATATAATGATCAACGGACAG GCTGGAAAATTCAATATTGTCCCTACTATAATTGCCATCGGGTCAGGCCTTGCCTTGCTGGGCGCT GGGGCCTTTGCATGTGACATGATACTGCTGTACATGATGAACACAAGCTCTTTCtacagagagaaaaagtttgaaaTCATCAGCTCCAA CGGAGACCCAAACAAAGTAAAGGATGGGAAACAAGGACACAGGGAAAGGAGATCCAGGAAACCAGCCACAGAGAAAGAGGCCGCCAACTCCTCCACGAAGGCAGAGGGTACTGAACCTATGATGGGATCTCCTCCCACTGCAGACAGCCAGCTTCCTATGGACAGCCGGGTTCCGACCATTCCACGCAACACAGGACAGCGATACTCCTCCATTCTCCCTTCCCATCGTGCAGAGCCCAGGAATCACATCACGTTCTCTTCGCAAAATTGA